A genomic window from Schistocerca serialis cubense isolate TAMUIC-IGC-003099 chromosome 4, iqSchSeri2.2, whole genome shotgun sequence includes:
- the LOC126474627 gene encoding tigger transposable element-derived protein 4: MVSKLMERFNGASAENLPIDGALIKMKAYTISGKLGLTEFKALNGWLDRLKKRYGITCMAVCGKSVAVSDESVEHWVEEMLPPLVESFECWDVFKVDETGLFTNSWPLKP, translated from the coding sequence ATGGTTTCAAAGCTAATGGAGAGGTTCAATGGAGCAAGTGCTGAAAATTTACCAATCGATGGGGCATTGATAAAAATGAAAGCATATACGATATCAGGAAAACTTGGGCTAACAGAATTCAAAGCTTTGAATGGTTGGCTGGATAGATTAAAAAAACGCTATGGGATAACTTGCATGGCAGTATGTGGAAAGAGTGTTGCAGTTAGTGACGAAAGTGTTGAACACTGGGTAGAAGAGATGCTGCCACCCCTCGTGGAAAGTTTTGAATGTTGGGATGTGTTCAAAGTGGATGAAACAGGCCTGTTTACCAACTCATGGCCCCTAAAACCTTAA